From a single Rhizobium lusitanum genomic region:
- the gcvP gene encoding aminomethyl-transferring glycine dehydrogenase — MSTPTEFTFTDYQPYDFANRRHIGPSPSEMTDMLKVIGYGSLDKLIDATLPPSIRQKAPLVWGAPMTEREALDKLRETANKNKVFVSLIGQGYYGTITPPVIQRTILENPAWYTAYTPYQPEISQGRLEALLNYQTMICDLTGLDVANASLLDEATAAAEGMAMAERVAKSKAKAFFVDADCHPQTIALIETRAEPLGWTVIVGNPFTDLDPVDVFGAIFQYPGTHGHIHDFTGLISRLHQTGAIAVVAADPLALTLLKSPGEMGADIAVGCSQRFGVPVGYGGPHAAYMAVKDAYKRSMPGRLVGVSVDARGNRAYRLSLQTREQHIRREKATSNICTAQVLLAVMASMYAVFHGPQGLKAIAQQVHQKAVLMAKGLEKLGYTIEQETFFDTITVEVGHMQGLILRAAVAEGVNLRKVGETRIGMSLDERTRPATLEAVWRAFGGNFRLADFEPGYRLPKTLLRTSEYLTHPIFHMNRAESEMTRYIRRLSDRDLALDRSMIPLGSCTMKLNATAEMLPISWPEFSDIHPFVPADQALGYREMIDDLTEKLCAVTGYDAFSMQPNSGAQGEYAGLLTIRNYHIANGEGHRDICLIPTSAHGTNPASAQMAGMKVVVIKVSDDGDIDMVDFRAKAEQYAANLSCCMITYPSTHGVFEETVKEICDLVHQHGGQVYLDGANMNAMVGLSRPGDIGSDVSHLNLHKTFCIPHGGGGPGMGPIGVKAHLAEHLPGHPQTDGRPGAVSAAAFGSASILPISWSYCLMMGGEGLTQATKVAILNANYIAARLKGAYDVLYKSKTGRVAHECIIDTRPLVDSAGVTVDDVAKRLIDCGFHAPTMSWPVAGTLMIEPTESETKAELDRFCEAMLAIREEARAIEEGRMDKTNNPLKNAPHTVEDLVGEWDRPYSREQACYPPGAFRVDKYWSPVNRVDNVYGDRNLVCSCPPVESYAEAAE; from the coding sequence ATGAGTACACCGACCGAATTCACCTTCACCGACTACCAGCCTTACGATTTCGCCAATCGCCGCCACATCGGCCCGTCCCCCTCCGAGATGACCGACATGCTGAAGGTGATCGGTTACGGCAGCCTCGACAAGCTGATCGACGCGACGCTCCCACCCTCGATCCGCCAGAAGGCGCCGCTGGTTTGGGGCGCGCCGATGACGGAGCGCGAGGCGCTCGACAAGCTGCGCGAGACCGCCAACAAGAACAAGGTTTTCGTCTCGCTGATCGGCCAGGGCTATTACGGCACGATCACGCCGCCGGTCATCCAACGCACCATTCTGGAAAACCCGGCCTGGTATACCGCCTATACGCCCTACCAACCGGAAATCAGCCAAGGCCGTCTTGAGGCGCTGCTGAACTACCAGACGATGATCTGTGACCTCACCGGCCTCGATGTCGCCAACGCCTCACTGCTGGATGAAGCAACCGCCGCCGCCGAAGGCATGGCGATGGCCGAGCGCGTGGCAAAATCCAAGGCCAAGGCTTTCTTCGTCGATGCCGATTGCCATCCGCAGACGATTGCACTGATCGAGACCCGCGCAGAGCCGCTTGGCTGGACGGTCATCGTCGGCAATCCCTTCACCGATCTCGATCCGGTCGATGTCTTCGGCGCCATCTTCCAGTATCCAGGCACGCATGGTCACATCCATGATTTCACCGGCCTGATCTCAAGGCTGCATCAGACTGGCGCCATTGCCGTCGTCGCCGCCGACCCGCTGGCGCTGACGCTACTGAAGTCGCCCGGCGAAATGGGCGCGGATATTGCCGTCGGCTGCTCGCAGCGCTTCGGTGTGCCGGTCGGCTATGGCGGTCCGCACGCGGCCTATATGGCCGTCAAGGATGCCTACAAGCGCTCCATGCCGGGCCGTCTGGTCGGCGTCTCGGTCGATGCGCGCGGCAACCGCGCCTATCGCCTGTCATTGCAGACCCGCGAACAGCATATCCGCCGCGAAAAGGCGACGTCGAACATCTGCACCGCGCAGGTTCTCCTCGCCGTCATGGCCTCCATGTATGCCGTCTTCCACGGCCCGCAGGGCCTGAAGGCAATCGCCCAGCAGGTGCACCAGAAGGCCGTGCTGATGGCCAAGGGCCTGGAGAAGCTCGGCTACACCATCGAGCAGGAGACCTTCTTCGATACCATCACGGTCGAGGTTGGCCATATGCAGGGTCTGATCCTGCGCGCCGCCGTCGCCGAGGGTGTCAACCTCCGCAAGGTTGGCGAAACCAGGATCGGCATGAGCCTTGACGAGCGCACGCGCCCGGCAACGCTGGAAGCCGTCTGGCGTGCCTTCGGCGGCAATTTCCGTCTCGCCGATTTCGAGCCCGGCTATCGCCTGCCGAAGACCCTGCTGCGCACCAGCGAATATCTGACGCATCCAATCTTCCACATGAACCGTGCCGAAAGCGAGATGACCCGCTATATCCGCCGACTCTCGGACCGTGATCTAGCGCTCGACCGTTCGATGATCCCGCTCGGTTCCTGCACGATGAAACTTAATGCAACAGCTGAGATGTTGCCGATAAGTTGGCCTGAATTCTCGGATATTCATCCTTTCGTACCGGCCGACCAGGCGCTCGGCTATCGCGAGATGATCGACGATCTGACGGAAAAGCTCTGTGCAGTCACCGGCTACGACGCCTTTTCCATGCAGCCCAATTCCGGCGCGCAGGGCGAGTATGCCGGCCTGCTGACCATCCGCAACTACCATATCGCCAATGGCGAAGGTCACCGCGATATCTGCCTGATCCCGACCTCGGCGCATGGCACCAACCCGGCCTCGGCGCAGATGGCAGGCATGAAAGTGGTCGTCATCAAGGTCAGCGACGACGGCGATATCGACATGGTCGATTTCCGCGCCAAGGCGGAGCAATACGCGGCCAACCTCTCCTGCTGCATGATCACCTACCCGTCGACGCACGGCGTCTTCGAGGAGACGGTGAAGGAGATTTGCGATCTCGTTCATCAGCATGGCGGCCAGGTCTATCTCGACGGCGCCAACATGAACGCCATGGTCGGTCTTTCCCGTCCCGGCGACATCGGCTCCGACGTCAGCCACCTGAATTTGCACAAGACCTTCTGCATCCCGCATGGCGGCGGCGGTCCTGGCATGGGACCGATCGGCGTCAAGGCGCATCTGGCTGAACACCTGCCCGGCCACCCGCAAACGGACGGACGTCCAGGTGCGGTCTCGGCAGCTGCCTTCGGCTCGGCGTCCATCCTGCCGATCTCCTGGAGCTATTGCCTGATGATGGGCGGCGAAGGGCTGACGCAGGCGACCAAAGTCGCGATCCTCAACGCCAACTACATTGCGGCACGGCTGAAGGGCGCTTACGACGTGCTCTACAAGTCGAAGACCGGGCGTGTGGCGCATGAATGCATCATCGATACGCGCCCTCTGGTCGACAGCGCCGGCGTCACCGTCGATGACGTCGCCAAGCGCCTGATCGATTGCGGCTTCCATGCACCGACCATGAGCTGGCCCGTCGCCGGCACGCTGATGATCGAGCCGACCGAATCGGAAACCAAGGCCGAACTAGACCGTTTCTGCGAGGCGATGCTGGCGATCCGCGAGGAAGCCCGCGCCATCGAAGAAGGCCGGATGGACAAAACCAACAATCCTCTCAAGAACGCACCGCATACGGTGGAGGACCTTGTCGGCGAATGGGATCGTCCTTATTCCCGCGAACAGGCCTGCTACCCGCCCGGTGCCTTCCGTGTGGATAAATATTGGTCGCCCGTCAACCGCGTCGACAACGTCTACGGCGACCGAAATCTGGTGTGCTCCTGCCCGCCAGTCGAATCCTATGCCGAGGCAGCTGAGTAA